Below is a genomic region from Deltaproteobacteria bacterium.
TTTTACCCAACGCCCCGAAAAAAGAGGTCACTCCATAAGTCTGAGCAGTATCGCGAGCCGTTGATGTTGAAGCATCTCTTGTAGCGTTGGCTGCCTCGGCGATTCTAACCGTAATAATGTCGCCAATACGGCGCGCTCGCAGGTCCTCAAACATGCTAGCAGATGCATCGCTCCAGAGTGAACCCGTCGTTCGGCCTGCCGTAGGAGACGCATAGTCGTCCATATCGTAATCACGAGTTTTACGTTCGTAAGGCTTAATATGTGTAGTTGCACAACCCACAAGCCCTAAGAGTCCTAGAATCACAATCGTTTTTTCCAAAATTGAATTTCTCATAAATCCATCTCCACCACACCCGCGTCTGTCACCATGCCATAAACCATTTTTCGACCTTGCCGAGGCATCACTGCGATTCTTTGCCCGGTTCGGCCAGCCTGCTGGGCGGTGCCCCGAGTGCTCACAACCACTGACCCGGTCTTCACCTTGATCCAAATGGTATCGCCTCGCTCAATCACTTCGCGTTTCATCGCTGTGTCTCTGCGCAAATTGACCCGAACAAATGTCGTCTTGCTTTTCGATTTACCGGCATAAACATGAGCCTTGAAGTTATTAAGACCCACATGGACCCTTCGAGGCATTTCTAGCTCTACGCGTAACCTTCCACGCGGCATAACCATACCGCCACGCATCACCAAATCCTCGTAACCCAGCCCTTCAGGTAACTGAGCCTGCAGTGCACGCTCTACATGCTTGCGAAGCGTCAATTCATTGACGTTTTGAGAGGCGCGATGAACTCGAACTTTGCCAGGAATCCGCAGTCCCTTGGCGTTAACCATGGCCTGCTTGAGACGTGTTCGAACGTGTTTGCCGCTGATAAACTTGTTTTTGCCCGGCTTGGGTGCAGGTCCCAAATCGAGACCTGCGATATCACGAGGTGCATTTCGAACGACATCACCCAGCAGAACACGGTCTGTGTTGACCGTCACTCCACGGGGCTTTTTCGCTGCAAACACTGAATTTGACAGAAGAAAAACCAAAACTGGCACAAGCCATTTTAACCGACGTCCGAACATTCACCACCTCACAAAACACACCCAAACAGTAAACAGTTACTTCAGACTGGCTGTTGTACGCAGCATCTCATCGGCCGTCTTAATAACCCGTGAGTTACTCTCGTACGCCCGTTGCGCCTGAATCATGTCGACCATTTCTTCGATGACCTTTACGTTGGACATCTCTTGAAATCCCGACATTACAAACCCTGCACCATTCATGCCAGGGATGCCCACTACCGGATCACCTGCAGCTTCGGTTCGCGCGAATACACCGCCGCCCATGGCATCAAGCCCTGCTGGGTTTACGAAGTTTGCGATTTGAAGCTGTCCTACCTCGACCGAGTCATGAGAGCCGGCCTGTACAGCTGAAACTACACCCGTTTTAGAAATGGTCCAGTGCTTCGCCTGAGCCGGCATTGTCATCGAAGGCTCTACTGAATAGCCATCTCGCGTTACTAGGCTGCCTTGAGAATCAAGCTTAAATGAACCATCC
It encodes:
- the flgG gene encoding flagellar basal-body rod protein FlgG: MFRALSSAATGMNAQELRVSMISNNLANVSSAGYKKSRAEFQDLLYDKIRAPGAKTSDQTSAPIGIEVGQGVKVAGTLRDFSLGEFRQTSNALDLAIEGNGFFQIQLPNGETAYTRDGSFKLDSQGSLVTRDGYSVEPSMTMPAQAKHWTISKTGVVSAVQAGSHDSVEVGQLQIANFVNPAGLDAMGGGVFARTEAAGDPVVGIPGMNGAGFVMSGFQEMSNVKVIEEMVDMIQAQRAYESNSRVIKTADEMLRTTASLK